Below is a genomic region from Lates calcarifer isolate ASB-BC8 unplaced genomic scaffold, TLL_Latcal_v3 _unitig_413_quiver_995, whole genome shotgun sequence.
CATCATTGTTATTTTCTcctatgttaaaataatgaaagtggccaaagctgcatcaggagaggataaaaagtcaacaaagaaagGGCTCAGAACAGTGCTTCTTCATGGTTTTcaactgctgctctgtctcattCAGTTGTGGTGCCCATTCATAGAATCTTCATTACTTCAGATTAATGTTAGTTTATACGAAATTGTAAGGTACATTAACTTTATACTGTTTTATCTTGCTCCAAGATGTCTGAGTCCTCTCATTTATGGACTCAGAGATGAAGTCTTTTTTCGTGCACTGAAACACTATGCCTCTTTTGGTTTGCATAAAAGAGATATTATTTGACAAATTAGAATCACagttattctctgtctctgtgtagttGTTTATCTATGACAAGTGTGGATGTTGCACTGGGCTTTATTGACTGATGCTCACAACAATGAGCCAGcaggcctctctgtgttttcccacaaaaccacagtggcGGTGCTGATGGATATGTATCAGGTCCTACATAATATTGTAATGATATTCAGTGACTTGGCATTCACTGAGTTGGCAGCCGTCAGTCATAAGTTTCTATATATTGTGCAGCACAGTTTTGCTTTGAGATGTAAAATGCACCATGTTATTAAATCCTTAATATGCATCACTATGTTCGTGTTGTTAGAGTCAAATTTGCTGATAAGACTGATTAACTGGATAATTTAGTAACACAGGTACTTGTTTTTGAGCTTTGTCTGTGCACACAGCAGTCAAACATTAGGTATAAATAATTAGTTTTAAATAGTTAGTTTTGAGCAATTAGATGCTGtgtaatgtttttcctctgcttacAGTTCTGacacttttcctctgctctctaaaATTCTGTCAGTCAGAAGCTCAAGCCCTGGACCATGCATACATTGGccaagatgaaaaagaaaataaatagatgcATGCATTTTAAGTCTCCCAAACTTTATATACCATCATtagtacatgtatatatattgtGTAAAACAGGGGTcaccaaccacacacacacacatattgccCAATTTGCAAATGGCACTCATAAACTGAATAATTTAGTTATACAGGTacttttttgttactttgtgtACACTGCATTGAGCCATGTTCAAGCAGGAATTTGATTAAGCTGAGTTACTGGGGGTCATTGGCTTTAATATTATTAAGACAGCACGCTTCTTTGCTTCATGGTATAAATAGTTAGTTTTGAGCAATTAGATGCTGtgtaatgtttttcctctgcttacAGTTCTCACATTTTTCCTCTAAAATTCTGTCAGTCAGAAGCTCAAGCACTGGACCATACATACATTGGccaagatgaaaaagaaaatagataCTTGCATTTTAAGTCTCCCAAACTTTATATACCGCCATTAgtgcatgtatatatattttaatttaggATTTTTAAGTTGAAGTACGGTGTACATTATATAATTGGAAACTCAATACTAATACTAATCGTTTTGCTTTATTCcatcattatttatttgagGCAACAACATCTGTCAACACATTTCAATCATACAAAGCAAATACCCTCTATGGTATATTACTTTATTAGTTGTTCTCCAGATTGAACAGGGTGTTGGAAGTTACTATTAGTCCTATCTGTTTGGCATAATGATATTCCCCCATTTTAAACCAATGGAAGAAAACAGAGCTACATCagtgaaataatgaaagtggCCAAAGTTGCATAAGGAGAGAACAGTGGTTCTCCATGCTTTTCTGCTGGTGCTGAGTGATTGGgtgaaacatcaaaacacaggTATTTTACACCAGTGGTCTCAAATGGGGGCACTGGGGTTGTTTGCAGCCAAGTATGAAGCAGGTGGAATAAGAATCAGCACCTCTAAGTCTGAGGCCATGGCTCTCAGCTGGAAAATGGTGGACTGTAGATTATAGATGTAATTTTTACTCTTGATCAAAGATGTATGTTGATAAGAGGGTTGCTACAAGTTATACAGTCCATATACAACCCAAGTTAGAGCTGTGTCCTTATCCTTGGCAGCTAATCAATCTTCAGTGGGGTCTGCCAAGATCGTCACTTGTCAcggattgtgtgtgtgattttcacGAAAATGCTCTAAATGCACTGCTTGAGGGAGAAGTGTCTGGTCTGGGGACCACAGAACTGTGGTTGACGTGGTTCTACTGACTTCATCAGACAGTGACTTTCAGCATGCACTGCGGTAGTTTGCAGCCGTGAGTGAAGCGGCCAGGAAAAGAATCAAAGTCTGAGTCTATGGTTCTGAACTGGAAAATGGTGAGATGTTTCCCTGCGTGAAGAAGTTCAAGGAGTTCTAGTTCAAGATTTAGGGTAAAATGGAGAGTAAGATCAACATGCAGATTGGTGCAATAATTCTCATGAGCTTTAGGTAAAGGCCAAACGAATGACATTATGGGTATAAGTGTAGGGTGGCCGGGCTCAGCCTTGGAGACAGGGCAAGGGGCTCAGAGCTCCTTCCTGTGTAAAGGAACCAGTGGAGGTTGTTTGGGCCTCTGATTAGATGACATCAGCCATTGAGGGGGACGAGCTATGTGATGATGACAGTACCCAGGTGAGCTGTTTCATTTGGTGTTATTTCTGGATGTTGTCTTTAAAGTCATCATGCACAGTCCTCTCTCAGAAGGCTGCACAGAGCTCAGCAGGAGACATTACTCTCTGGAACAGAATGTAGGGTTCGGTAAACTGCTGTATTTAACAGTACATGAGCTACTCAGAGGAACTTAACTTTAATCATTGTGaagaaaaaatctgattttcaattgacagacacagacacatattgAGGCTGAACTGAATTTTTGGCAGTGCCTCACACGTGTGTGCTTGCTTAGAAATCAAATATCAAGATATATGGCTGCCAACAACTCATTGGCTGGTGATTTCTTGCCACGAAAGGTCAAGCTCATTATTACGCAGATCCTGGTGATGATTTTTCTCTGCATCAACTTGTTGCTCAtcatgactttttttaaaaaggagtgCTTTCACACAAGTGCTCGCTACATCTTATTTGCTCTTACATTACTGTCAGATAGCTTCTTGTTATTCATGTCTGATATCCTGGTCATCTGggccatttttcatttaactatTCAAGTTTGGTTATGTGTCATTATCTGTGCTGTGCTACTTCTTTATGTTACAGTCACACCAGTTACTCTGACAGTAATGACCCTGGAACGCtatgtggccatttgtatgCCCCTGCGTCATGGAGAGCTCTGCTCCACACGCAGCACTATGCATTGTATCCTCATTattcatggcctcagctctgtgccctgCATTGTTATTCTCTCCGCCTTCTTTGTATCAGCATCTCTTAGCTTCTACAAACAATATCAGATATGTTCAGTTGagatgtttatatttcacacaTGGCAGGATCATCTTAGATCAGCCGTGTATCAATTCCAGTTTTTGATTATGTGCATCATCgttgttttctgctgtgaaaataatgagagtggccaaagctgcatcaggagagaataaaaagtcaacaaagaaagTAGTCAGAACAGTGGTTCTCCAtgctttcctgctgctgctctgtcacatcCAGCTGCGGTGCCTGTTAGTGACTGTTAAGCAGTCCATTTACCTTGCTGTACAATCACCAACGTGACTCAAGTGGTTAAGCGGAGATGACGATACTTTGgcaaacacagtttaaactgGTGTTATCTACCTTTAAAAAGTCCTCTTcagcagggtgtgtgtgggtgtgtgtgtgtctccccaGAACCATGTTGgaggttctgtgtgtgtgtgtgtgtgccaatgAACGAGACCACTTCAGATGGTACAGGAGTTCAAAGATGTCATTGTCTGAGTATAAGATCAACACATGAATTGGTGAAGCAAAGTGATCATTGTTGTGGTAAAGAGTTAAGCCTCAAggtgaagcttttttttttcccatgttcAGACCTTCACCTATCCACATGAGCTTTAGGTAGAGGCCAAAAGAATGACATTGTGGGTACAAGTGACATGAGTTTCCTCTGTAGGGAGGCTGAGCTCAGCCTTTGAGACATGGTAAGGGGTTCAGAGCTCCTTTCTGTCGAAAAGAGCAAGTAGAGGTGGCTCGGGCCTCTGATTAGATGACATCAGCCATTGAGGACAAGCTGTGTGGTGATGACAGTACTCAGGTGATCAAAGTTTCATTTGGTGTTATTTTTGGATCTTCTAGTCTTTAAAGTCATCATGCACAGTCCTCTCTCAGAGGGCTGCACAGAGTTCTGCAGGAGACATGACTCTCTGGAACAGCATGGAGGGTTTGGTAAACTGCTGTATTTAACAGTACATGAGCAATTCATAGTAACTTTGATCATCTTGTAAAAAGCACCTGATTTTCTAACACTCTACATAATGATAATTTGCTAGATTTTTTATCTCTGGCAGTGCCTCAAACACTTGTGTATTTGCTTAGTAAACAGGGATCAAGATATATGGCTGCTAACAACTCAGTGACTGGTGATGATTTGTGGTACATACATGTCAGGTTCACTATTCTGCAGGTCCTGCTGGTCTTTTTTATTTCCACCAACCTTTTGCTGATCATAACCTTTTTTAAGAAGGAGTATTTCTACACGACTGCACGCTACATCTTATTTGCTGTTGCATTATTGTCAGA
It encodes:
- the LOC108896693 gene encoding odorant receptor 131-2-like translates to MTLERYVAICMPLRHGELCATCSTMHCILIIHGLSSVPCIVILCTFFASASLSFYKQYQICSVEMFIFHTWQDHLRSAVHTFQFLIMCIIVIFSYVKIMKVAKAASGEDKKSTKKGLRTVLLHGFQLLLCLIQLWCPFIESSLLQINVSLYEIVRYINFILFYLAPRCLSPLIYGLRDEVFFRALKHYASFGLHKRDII